The Sphingobium sp. JS3065 genome includes a region encoding these proteins:
- a CDS encoding acetyl-CoA C-acetyltransferase produces MAQAYIVEAARLAGGKRGGRLSCHHPVAMGAFMLDALVERSGVPPECIEDVVMGCVTQAGEQAVNIGRNIILASRLPVSVPSVTIDRQCGSSQQALHFAAQAVMSGVHDVVVAAGVESMSRVPIGTAHRLATEAGLGSGPITDAIRERFGVNGFSQFTSAQMLADKYGLTREDMDRFAVESHHKAAEAASGGAFDAEIVPMEVTLANGELALHDRDEGVRPDASIEALANLKPLEKDGAITAGSASQICDGASALMVVSEQALRDHQLTPIARVHAMTVTAGDPVLMIEEPIFACRRVLAKAGLTIDDIDLYEVNEAFSSVPLAWANGLGADPDRLNVNGGAIALGHPLGASGGRIATTLIHALHRRDKRFGLQTMCEGGGLSNATVFERL; encoded by the coding sequence ATGGCTCAAGCCTATATCGTCGAAGCGGCCCGACTCGCGGGAGGCAAGCGTGGCGGAAGATTGTCCTGCCATCATCCCGTGGCAATGGGCGCGTTCATGCTGGATGCCCTTGTCGAGCGATCGGGCGTGCCGCCGGAATGCATCGAAGATGTCGTCATGGGGTGCGTCACCCAGGCAGGCGAGCAGGCGGTTAACATCGGCCGCAACATCATCCTAGCGTCGCGTTTGCCCGTCAGCGTTCCCTCTGTCACAATCGATCGCCAGTGCGGCTCATCGCAGCAGGCGCTGCATTTTGCGGCGCAGGCCGTGATGTCGGGCGTTCATGACGTCGTCGTGGCGGCCGGCGTGGAAAGCATGAGCCGCGTTCCGATCGGCACGGCGCATCGATTGGCAACGGAAGCCGGGCTTGGGAGCGGGCCGATTACCGACGCCATTCGCGAACGGTTTGGCGTCAACGGCTTCAGCCAGTTTACCAGTGCGCAGATGCTGGCGGATAAATATGGCCTGACCCGTGAGGATATGGACCGCTTCGCCGTCGAAAGCCACCACAAGGCTGCGGAGGCAGCAAGTGGCGGAGCCTTTGACGCAGAAATCGTGCCCATGGAAGTGACGCTGGCCAATGGCGAGCTGGCGCTTCACGATCGCGATGAAGGCGTGCGGCCCGACGCGTCAATCGAAGCCTTGGCCAACCTTAAACCGCTTGAAAAGGACGGGGCGATCACGGCCGGCAGTGCCAGCCAGATCTGCGATGGTGCGTCTGCATTGATGGTGGTGTCCGAACAGGCGCTTCGCGATCATCAATTGACTCCGATCGCGCGGGTCCACGCGATGACCGTCACGGCGGGAGATCCGGTTCTCATGATCGAGGAACCGATCTTCGCGTGCCGCAGGGTCCTGGCCAAAGCGGGTCTCACAATTGACGATATCGATCTTTACGAAGTCAATGAGGCCTTCTCCTCGGTCCCCCTCGCATGGGCGAATGGATTGGGCGCCGATCCGGATCGTCTCAACGTCAACGGCGGAGCGATCGCGCTCGGTCATCCTCTCGGCGCATCAGGCGGCAGGATCGCGACGACGCTGATCCACGCGCTGCATCGCCGCGACAAGAGGTTCGGTTTGCAAACCATGTGCGAAGGAGGCGGGCTTTCCAACGCAACGGTGTTCGAGCGTCTTTGA
- a CDS encoding NAD-dependent epimerase/dehydratase family protein: MSKILITGGTGLLGCRIVEHLLGHGHDVTTYDIKPNRENVQFGGAGPNILEGDIADATRLARAISDHADYVVHLAAVVSDAANADPAATMRANVGGLANVLDAAARHGVKRVVWTSSAAVLGANAVYRGEKVDESYDVRPNTLYGCSKLAAESVSALHRQRGLDCVAIRPALVYGVGRLTGGAGSFNSTIRDVALGKPTVIQSLECVPWQLMYNRDFAKLVGLMLFSERTDLQPVYNIPAREILSTQEVKDILLKICPDAEIAVKSSPAWQPVPPLMDGSLAEQCFAFAADYDFEAACREMIEHFRKWEDI, encoded by the coding sequence ATGTCGAAAATCCTCATAACGGGAGGCACTGGCCTCCTCGGATGCCGGATCGTTGAACATCTTCTTGGTCACGGCCACGATGTAACGACCTATGATATCAAGCCCAATAGGGAAAATGTGCAATTTGGCGGAGCCGGGCCGAACATATTGGAGGGCGACATAGCCGACGCCACTCGCTTGGCTCGAGCCATATCGGATCATGCCGACTATGTCGTGCATCTTGCCGCGGTCGTCAGCGACGCCGCTAATGCAGATCCAGCCGCGACAATGCGCGCCAATGTAGGCGGCCTGGCCAATGTCCTCGATGCGGCGGCACGGCACGGCGTCAAAAGGGTAGTCTGGACGAGCAGCGCGGCGGTCCTGGGCGCGAATGCCGTCTATCGTGGGGAAAAGGTAGACGAAAGCTACGACGTCCGGCCCAACACGCTCTATGGATGTTCGAAGCTGGCCGCAGAATCCGTCTCTGCATTGCACAGGCAGCGTGGTCTTGATTGCGTGGCGATCCGACCCGCGCTCGTCTACGGCGTGGGACGGCTGACCGGCGGAGCCGGTTCGTTCAATAGCACCATTCGTGATGTCGCACTCGGCAAACCAACGGTTATCCAGAGCCTGGAATGCGTGCCCTGGCAGCTGATGTACAACAGGGATTTCGCCAAGCTCGTTGGCCTGATGCTCTTCTCCGAAAGAACGGACCTGCAGCCGGTATATAATATCCCCGCGCGGGAAATACTATCGACGCAGGAGGTGAAGGACATCCTGCTCAAAATCTGCCCCGATGCCGAGATCGCAGTGAAATCGTCACCGGCCTGGCAACCCGTGCCTCCTCTCATGGACGGTTCGCTTGCCGAACAATGCTTCGCCTTTGCGGCCGACTATGACTTTGAAGCCGCATGCCGCGAAATGATCGAGCACTTCCGCAAATGGGAAGACATATGA
- a CDS encoding long-chain-fatty-acid--CoA ligase — MDLLIRHLSHDLFSGIEPRQAFAPKNLDIGLFKQITLNDVVRQHASARPGAVAIAFKEREITYFDLHRLATQAALEFREHGLRKGDRLAYIGKNSADFAILIAAAARSGVIIAPLNWRLAPAELEAILEDMDPRAIFLTPDFPELTKNLGEHFRLIERVCGARDSEDDIPAHWQAAHDQSLDLPCSEDDVILQLYTSGTTGAPKGVMLTHKCLTWQRRLSPVSSSDHSKPDEILILTMALGHIGGIQILARGLFHGCKTVILPEYETDSVARLISEHRVSRLVIAPTMLRMLLDHADREKLDISSLRYIQYGASPMPMDLMSRAIAELSVDFIQVYGMTEMGGAVTALTPEDHVVGGSRISSVGRALPGVEIRIAGPQGATLPPRQVGQIEIRGGAVMRGYWRRPDETAMTLTGDGWLRTGDAGYLDEEGYLTLCDRIKDMICTGGENVYPAEVEQAILRNPLVSDAVVIGVPDERWGETVKAIVVAKAGADISPERIIAEARRHIAGFKLPKSVEFVTSIPRDALGKVRRKDIREPYWAGHVKRIA, encoded by the coding sequence ATGGATCTTCTCATCAGACACTTATCGCATGATCTGTTTTCAGGTATTGAACCAAGGCAGGCTTTCGCACCAAAAAATTTGGATATTGGATTGTTTAAACAGATTACTTTGAATGACGTAGTTCGCCAGCATGCTTCGGCACGCCCGGGAGCGGTCGCTATCGCCTTCAAAGAACGAGAGATCACCTATTTCGATCTTCATCGGTTGGCAACGCAAGCTGCGCTGGAATTTCGCGAACATGGTCTTCGAAAGGGTGATCGCCTCGCCTATATCGGAAAGAACAGCGCAGACTTTGCGATCCTTATCGCCGCTGCAGCGCGCAGCGGAGTGATCATTGCACCGCTCAACTGGCGACTTGCACCCGCCGAGCTGGAAGCGATACTGGAGGATATGGACCCGCGTGCAATCTTCCTGACGCCGGATTTCCCCGAATTGACCAAGAACCTTGGCGAACACTTCCGATTGATAGAACGGGTTTGTGGAGCTCGGGATAGCGAAGACGATATCCCTGCCCATTGGCAGGCCGCCCACGATCAGAGCCTGGACCTTCCCTGCAGCGAAGATGACGTCATTCTTCAACTCTACACATCCGGCACGACGGGTGCGCCCAAGGGTGTCATGCTGACGCATAAATGCCTGACCTGGCAGCGCCGCCTCAGCCCCGTTTCGTCCTCTGATCACAGCAAGCCTGATGAAATACTTATCCTGACTATGGCTCTGGGCCATATTGGCGGCATTCAGATTCTTGCGCGTGGACTGTTCCACGGTTGCAAAACGGTCATTTTGCCGGAATATGAAACCGATAGCGTCGCTCGGCTCATATCGGAGCACAGAGTATCCCGTCTCGTAATCGCGCCCACCATGTTGCGCATGCTGCTGGATCACGCCGATCGAGAGAAGCTGGACATCAGTTCCTTGCGCTACATCCAATATGGCGCTTCGCCGATGCCCATGGATTTGATGAGCCGCGCGATCGCTGAGTTGTCTGTTGATTTCATCCAGGTCTACGGCATGACGGAAATGGGGGGCGCAGTCACTGCGCTGACCCCTGAGGATCATGTCGTCGGCGGTTCCAGAATATCGTCGGTGGGTCGGGCGCTACCCGGCGTGGAGATAAGGATAGCCGGTCCCCAGGGTGCCACCCTCCCCCCACGCCAGGTCGGTCAAATCGAAATCCGCGGCGGCGCAGTCATGCGCGGCTATTGGCGCCGTCCTGACGAGACCGCCATGACCCTTACCGGGGACGGCTGGTTGCGAACAGGGGATGCAGGCTATCTTGACGAGGAGGGCTATCTCACCCTGTGCGATCGCATCAAGGACATGATCTGTACAGGCGGCGAGAACGTCTATCCTGCGGAAGTCGAGCAGGCGATATTGCGCAATCCGCTGGTGAGCGATGCGGTCGTGATCGGCGTGCCTGACGAACGATGGGGCGAAACGGTCAAGGCTATCGTCGTAGCGAAGGCGGGCGCCGACATCAGCCCGGAACGGATCATAGCTGAAGCCCGTCGACATATAGCTGGATTCAAGCTGCCCAAATCAGTCGAATTCGTCACCTCCATACCTCGCGACGCGCTCGGGAAGGTCCGCCGCAAGGACATCCGCGAACCTTACTGGGCAGGGCATGTCAAGCGTATTGCGTAA
- a CDS encoding TonB-dependent receptor gives MATASICAVSFASVTHAEAADQNVAAAATQQSATTGTRSDAGVGEIIVTAQKRSESINTVPMSITAVSGEQLLAKGVNGPADLVKVLPSLQVTQTQKGNPVYTLRGVGFFDGTQGSRPTVGLYVDEVELPFSSMARGATLDLERVEVLKGPQGTLFGQNATGGVINYIAAKPTDVLHYGGSATYGRFSEGNIQGYVSGPLNDTLSVRLAGKHEFGSGWQKSYTRDETLGDIDVTTARLQLDWHPSERVKFLLNLNGFNDRSESQAPASLEIRSRVPGALPAQFDGYPPTPRNPRAADWDVGGNFRNDTKFRQASLRGDFELGDIGTLTSLSSYAHMDILTRADADGVNFPNLVQNDTSTLETAAQELRLAGDIGSRLSYVVGTSYAWYRAEQYSDQRFTISSINGTFAMFGITDPLESSPVFVSSRYKTLSAFGNIDYKITDALKIHAGIRYSETKAKSSGCMLTGEGDEVGFSMLYSFVRSQLGLGPVSIAPGGCQSASATYEPGLGRFKLKEHSVPFRVGIDWDVAPRTMVYANVSRGFKGASYPVLGSTRLDAFEAAKQEELTAYEVGFKSSLLNRSLQLNGAAFYYDYKDKQLLGSVFDPIFGPGPKLINVPKSRVYGAELQIDWVPVEGLTIAGGATYLKTKILGCSPADAAPGTAGCQSDGFYNYDGYGSLINLTGQRFAFAPELSGNLDVQYKIAIRDDLNAFIGGSVQAQSSVLQRLGENFALGAADPNRITKQNAYALVDVRLGVSGRDDRWSAFIWGRNVTNKYYKTSTFYSSDTTVGFIGRPATYGLTVTFNH, from the coding sequence ATGGCGACTGCCTCTATATGCGCGGTCAGCTTCGCGTCAGTAACTCACGCTGAAGCAGCAGATCAGAACGTTGCGGCAGCCGCCACTCAGCAGTCGGCGACGACCGGTACGCGCAGCGATGCCGGCGTAGGCGAAATCATCGTGACGGCGCAGAAGCGCTCAGAGTCGATCAACACCGTTCCCATGTCCATCACGGCCGTAAGTGGCGAACAGCTACTGGCCAAGGGCGTCAACGGACCCGCTGATCTTGTCAAGGTTCTTCCAAGTCTTCAGGTGACGCAAACGCAGAAGGGCAATCCTGTCTACACATTGCGCGGCGTCGGCTTTTTCGATGGGACCCAGGGTTCCCGTCCGACTGTTGGTCTCTATGTGGACGAAGTTGAACTGCCATTCTCCTCAATGGCGCGCGGTGCGACGCTCGATCTTGAGCGGGTCGAGGTTCTCAAGGGGCCGCAGGGAACTTTGTTCGGCCAGAATGCCACTGGCGGCGTCATCAACTATATCGCTGCCAAGCCCACCGATGTCTTGCATTATGGCGGCAGCGCAACCTACGGCCGGTTCAGTGAAGGCAACATCCAGGGCTATGTGAGCGGCCCGCTGAACGATACTCTGTCTGTGCGCCTGGCAGGCAAGCATGAATTCGGCAGCGGCTGGCAGAAGAGCTATACTCGGGACGAGACGTTGGGCGACATCGACGTCACGACCGCCCGGCTTCAGTTGGATTGGCATCCGAGCGAACGCGTAAAATTCCTCCTCAATCTCAACGGCTTCAATGACCGCTCCGAATCGCAAGCGCCGGCATCGCTTGAGATACGTTCGCGTGTTCCCGGTGCCCTTCCGGCACAGTTCGACGGCTATCCGCCCACGCCCCGCAATCCTCGCGCTGCGGACTGGGATGTCGGCGGAAACTTCCGCAACGACACCAAATTCCGTCAGGCCAGCCTCCGCGGTGATTTCGAGCTGGGAGATATTGGCACTCTGACTTCGCTGTCCTCCTACGCTCATATGGACATATTGACGAGGGCGGATGCCGACGGCGTAAACTTCCCCAATCTCGTGCAAAACGACACGTCGACATTGGAAACCGCAGCCCAGGAACTGCGCCTGGCGGGCGACATCGGCAGCAGGCTGTCGTACGTCGTCGGCACGTCCTATGCTTGGTATCGCGCTGAACAATATAGCGATCAGCGCTTTACCATATCTTCCATCAACGGAACCTTCGCGATGTTCGGAATAACCGATCCGCTCGAAAGTTCCCCGGTGTTCGTGAGTTCGCGGTACAAGACGCTTTCCGCGTTCGGCAATATCGATTACAAGATCACCGATGCTCTGAAGATTCACGCTGGCATTCGCTACAGCGAGACCAAGGCAAAGAGCTCCGGGTGCATGCTGACAGGCGAAGGTGACGAAGTCGGTTTCTCTATGCTGTACAGCTTTGTCCGTTCACAACTTGGCCTGGGTCCAGTCTCCATCGCTCCGGGCGGTTGCCAGAGCGCGTCTGCCACCTATGAGCCGGGACTGGGACGTTTCAAGCTCAAGGAACATAGTGTACCGTTCCGGGTGGGAATTGACTGGGATGTCGCGCCTCGCACGATGGTCTATGCCAATGTCAGCCGCGGCTTCAAGGGTGCCAGCTATCCGGTGCTGGGATCGACGAGACTAGACGCTTTTGAGGCAGCGAAGCAGGAAGAGCTGACGGCATATGAAGTAGGCTTCAAATCGTCTCTGCTCAATCGGTCGCTTCAGCTTAATGGCGCTGCATTTTATTACGATTACAAGGACAAGCAGTTGCTGGGATCGGTGTTCGATCCCATCTTCGGCCCCGGGCCGAAGCTGATCAACGTGCCGAAATCGCGCGTCTATGGCGCGGAGCTTCAGATCGACTGGGTTCCTGTCGAAGGGCTGACCATCGCGGGCGGCGCTACCTATCTGAAAACCAAGATACTCGGCTGTTCACCCGCCGACGCGGCGCCGGGCACCGCCGGCTGCCAGTCAGACGGCTTCTACAATTATGACGGCTATGGCTCGCTTATCAACTTGACCGGCCAGCGGTTCGCCTTCGCGCCCGAACTCAGCGGCAATCTGGACGTCCAGTATAAAATCGCCATCAGGGACGATCTGAATGCCTTCATTGGCGGTTCGGTCCAGGCGCAATCCAGCGTCCTTCAACGGCTGGGTGAAAATTTTGCCCTCGGCGCCGCCGACCCGAACAGGATCACGAAGCAGAATGCCTATGCATTGGTTGATGTTCGGCTTGGCGTGAGCGGTCGCGACGATCGCTGGAGCGCTTTCATCTGGGGGCGAAATGTGACCAACAAATATTACAAGACAAGCACCTTCTACAGCTCGGACACGACAGTCGGCTTTATTGGCCGTCCGGCGACCTACGGCCTCACCGTGACGTTCAATCATTGA
- a CDS encoding spinster family MFS transporter encodes MSSLSKLRSSAGLALSLLALISFFNYFDRVLISVLAAPISAEFHLSDTQIGLLSGPAFIVIYVITSVAAGLLADRWHRRRIIGIALALWSVMTALCGVAQTFGHLLVARLGVGVGEGGVNPPAISMISDYYPPTRRGVPMSLFHGIGVLGIAGSFIVGGFAAADYGWRSAFFLAGAPGVVLALFFLLLVREPIRGQFDDGPVVQYRLGESFAILRSNKAFVWLTLSTAFGTYASLGILQWLPIFFVRTHQLDLKQIGLLFGPAIAFGLMAGQIVGGFITDRLARQSLARPLIWGVVANCLVILLYLAVLWVPATNVALVMTFFAAAVGASWAPCFLSGLQNACEPRLRGTAMALSNVCQGAIAQAIVPFAVGFSSDAMRPIFGDASLQVAITGGLFSNLCAAGAFFMARRAMAHRLAVRHASVREVQTTVD; translated from the coding sequence ATGAGCAGCCTTTCCAAACTGCGCTCATCGGCCGGCTTGGCTCTGAGCCTCCTCGCCCTCATCAGCTTCTTCAACTATTTCGACCGCGTCCTTATTTCCGTGCTTGCGGCGCCCATTAGTGCCGAATTCCATCTGTCCGATACGCAAATTGGTCTATTGAGCGGCCCTGCCTTCATTGTCATATATGTGATTACGAGCGTGGCTGCCGGGCTTCTCGCGGATCGCTGGCACCGGCGCAGGATCATTGGCATCGCGCTCGCTTTATGGAGCGTCATGACGGCGCTGTGCGGCGTTGCACAGACTTTTGGTCATCTGCTGGTCGCTCGTCTGGGCGTCGGGGTGGGAGAGGGCGGCGTCAATCCGCCCGCCATATCCATGATTAGCGACTATTATCCGCCGACGCGGCGGGGGGTGCCTATGAGCCTGTTTCATGGGATCGGCGTTCTGGGCATTGCGGGCAGCTTCATCGTGGGCGGCTTTGCTGCGGCAGACTATGGTTGGCGTTCGGCCTTTTTTCTCGCCGGAGCGCCGGGCGTGGTGCTGGCGCTCTTCTTTCTCCTATTGGTGCGAGAACCCATTCGGGGCCAGTTCGATGATGGGCCGGTCGTACAATATCGCCTTGGCGAAAGTTTTGCGATATTACGCTCCAACAAGGCGTTCGTCTGGCTCACCCTCTCGACGGCTTTCGGCACTTATGCCAGCCTCGGCATTCTCCAGTGGTTGCCGATCTTCTTCGTCAGGACCCATCAACTCGATCTGAAGCAGATCGGCTTGCTTTTCGGACCGGCCATAGCGTTTGGTCTCATGGCGGGCCAGATCGTTGGAGGCTTCATCACCGACCGGTTGGCGAGGCAGTCGCTGGCGCGGCCGTTGATCTGGGGCGTCGTCGCGAACTGCCTTGTCATTCTGCTGTATCTGGCCGTTCTCTGGGTTCCCGCCACCAACGTGGCGCTGGTGATGACCTTCTTCGCCGCTGCGGTCGGAGCGTCATGGGCTCCCTGTTTCCTGTCCGGACTGCAAAATGCCTGCGAACCTCGCTTGCGGGGCACCGCCATGGCGCTCAGCAATGTTTGCCAGGGCGCAATCGCCCAGGCTATCGTTCCGTTCGCGGTGGGCTTCAGCAGCGATGCGATGAGACCGATTTTCGGGGATGCCTCGCTGCAGGTCGCGATCACCGGCGGGCTTTTTTCCAACCTATGCGCCGCCGGCGCGTTTTTCATGGCGAGGCGGGCGATGGCTCACCGGCTCGCCGTCCGCCATGCCTCGGTGAGGGAGGTACAAACCACTGTCGACTGA
- a CDS encoding cytochrome P450, whose protein sequence is MLKLDNGKPISILDPEISQCPYQAYEKLLEEAPVYWDEIAKTYTITRYEDIRMLLKDPTLLTAEHAVEKMRAVNDPERAEKIKQIFASEGWPRARPIGNYEGAEHAERRGLLEPFLRAGKVKEYDPMLREIADSLIDKFIDDGGCDLVNQFSEHFSLLVICRLVGAPDEAIEHVRAAAAVMLRNMSMLQSEEEEIEGARVEIAAQHYFKGLIDQYRAEPNDSLLSALINSKLPSGAVMNDSEILMFVMLDLFFAGAETTAKAISSGIAMLAVDEKLAARLEADRDGNLRTFIEEVLRQEPPATTLFRIALKDIDLHGVTIPKGAWVTLRSAAANRDPRMFACPASIDLDRKNAAQHLGFGSGVHACVGAPLARRELTIAFQALLSRMTNIRLAPGEKAEYAPHIHLRGFQHLNIRFDKR, encoded by the coding sequence ATGCTGAAACTGGACAATGGCAAGCCCATCTCCATCCTTGACCCAGAGATATCGCAATGTCCCTATCAGGCGTATGAGAAGCTGCTTGAAGAAGCGCCGGTATATTGGGATGAGATCGCAAAGACCTATACCATCACGCGATATGAAGATATTCGCATGCTGTTGAAGGATCCGACGCTGTTGACCGCCGAGCACGCGGTCGAAAAGATGCGCGCGGTCAATGATCCGGAACGCGCAGAGAAGATCAAGCAGATATTCGCTTCGGAAGGGTGGCCGCGGGCGCGGCCGATCGGTAATTATGAAGGTGCCGAACATGCCGAGCGTCGTGGTTTGCTGGAACCGTTTCTGAGAGCGGGCAAGGTCAAGGAATATGACCCCATGCTCCGCGAGATCGCCGACAGCCTGATCGACAAGTTCATCGACGATGGCGGATGCGATCTGGTCAACCAGTTTTCCGAGCATTTTTCCCTTCTTGTAATCTGCCGCCTTGTCGGTGCGCCTGATGAGGCCATCGAACATGTTCGCGCCGCGGCAGCCGTGATGCTGCGCAACATGAGCATGCTGCAGTCCGAAGAGGAGGAGATAGAAGGCGCTCGAGTGGAAATCGCGGCCCAGCATTATTTCAAGGGCCTGATCGACCAGTATCGCGCGGAGCCGAACGACAGCCTGCTGAGCGCGCTGATCAACTCGAAGCTGCCCAGCGGCGCGGTAATGAACGATTCCGAAATCCTGATGTTCGTCATGCTCGACCTCTTCTTCGCCGGGGCGGAGACGACGGCCAAGGCGATTTCGTCGGGCATCGCCATGCTTGCGGTCGACGAAAAGCTCGCGGCCCGGCTGGAAGCTGATCGCGACGGCAATTTGCGGACATTCATTGAGGAAGTGCTGCGTCAGGAGCCGCCGGCGACGACCTTGTTCCGCATCGCGCTGAAGGACATCGATCTCCATGGCGTGACCATCCCAAAGGGCGCCTGGGTGACGCTTCGTTCGGCTGCCGCCAACAGGGATCCGCGGATGTTCGCGTGCCCCGCCTCGATCGACTTGGATCGCAAGAATGCCGCCCAGCATCTGGGGTTCGGATCGGGGGTGCATGCATGTGTCGGGGCCCCGCTTGCCCGCCGGGAGCTGACGATCGCCTTTCAGGCTCTGTTATCGCGGATGACCAACATCCGCCTCGCGCCGGGTGAAAAGGCCGAATATGCGCCGCATATTCACCTTCGCGGTTTTCAACATCTGAACATCCGGTTCGACAAGCGCTGA